One stretch of Clostridiales bacterium DNA includes these proteins:
- a CDS encoding zinc-ribbon domain-containing protein, translated as MAFLNNISKKVEKTAKAAARKSGDLVEVAKLNMSINSDESKIQEIASAIGKGIYKMYREGKEVPETLIESCREIKGIEDHITAVRAKIMEIKNMKICPNCKAEVQNNVEYCPKCGTKFQ; from the coding sequence ATGGCATTTCTTAATAACATTTCAAAGAAAGTCGAGAAGACAGCCAAGGCTGCTGCCAGGAAATCAGGGGACCTGGTTGAGGTGGCAAAGTTAAATATGTCTATAAATTCCGATGAGAGCAAGATTCAAGAAATTGCATCTGCAATAGGAAAAGGGATTTATAAGATGTACAGGGAGGGGAAGGAAGTCCCTGAAACTCTGATAGAAAGCTGTAGGGAAATAAAGGGTATAGAAGATCATATTACGGCAGTCAGGGCAAAGATCATGGAGATAAAGAATATGAAGATTTGCCCCAATTGCAAAGCTGAGGTACAAAATAATGTAGAGTATTGTCCCAAATGCGGTACAAAATTCCAGTAA
- a CDS encoding YkvA family protein — protein MKELKQTHGLKQRFESIKSKAHKLKKEVKILYLAYKRPDTPWYAKLLSIIVVGYALSPIDLIPDFVPVLGYLDDLLLIPLGVLLVIKLIPKNIIDECRTNAEDTISEGKPKGWIAAGIIILIWAAIIGLIIYKLAFR, from the coding sequence ATGAAAGAATTAAAACAAACGCACGGGTTAAAGCAGAGATTCGAATCTATAAAAAGCAAGGCGCATAAACTAAAAAAAGAAGTTAAGATATTATATCTGGCATATAAGAGGCCGGACACGCCTTGGTATGCCAAGCTGCTAAGCATTATTGTAGTTGGATACGCCTTAAGCCCTATCGATTTAATCCCGGATTTCGTTCCCGTATTAGGGTATCTGGATGATTTGCTGCTGATACCATTAGGAGTTCTGCTGGTTATAAAACTTATACCAAAAAATATCATAGATGAATGCAGGACCAATGCCGAGGATACCATAAGCGAAGGAAAGCCCAAGGGCTGGATCGCAGCCGGAATAATAATACTTATCTGGGCTGCAATAATCGGACTTATCATTTATAAGTTGGCGTTCCGCTGA
- a CDS encoding MFS transporter encodes MVNKLKRNVTVSYIYSFFMDLNITTAIWVLYLSYKGMSLIQIGLLESIFHVTSLLFELPTGAIADIYGKRFSVISGRILSVISCMLMIVSRNFIEFALSFIVSAASYNLDSGAAEALVYDSLKELGEEKSYKRIWGNLAFLMSIAQGMAILLGGILADIRFIYAYALGTAIQGAALIVSFNFTEPPVKNTEDESETLVRQIAKSIDVLKGRKAVLYLIIFSALLSSLEATVFFYGQKYFENISFTKTAIALIFAAGSLISALSSKAAYRIERLLKPERTLVLISAINVLSFLGMSIFMNLSAIFYLVSSVAGGIAYPVFSDYINSKIPSKYRATLLSLNSLCYSLIMICIFPIFGLMAEKIGFSITFGTIAVIYVPFIIFLMIKLKEHGGQHNKPE; translated from the coding sequence ATGGTAAATAAATTAAAAAGAAATGTAACGGTCAGCTATATATATAGTTTTTTCATGGATTTGAATATAACAACGGCAATATGGGTTTTATACCTTTCATATAAGGGTATGTCTCTTATACAGATAGGGCTGCTCGAGTCCATATTCCACGTAACAAGTCTGCTCTTCGAACTGCCCACAGGGGCTATAGCCGATATTTACGGCAAAAGGTTCAGTGTAATCTCAGGAAGAATACTTTCGGTTATATCCTGCATGCTCATGATTGTATCCCGTAACTTTATAGAATTCGCGCTGTCCTTTATTGTAAGCGCCGCATCATATAATCTGGACTCCGGTGCAGCGGAAGCCCTTGTATATGACAGCTTAAAAGAATTGGGCGAGGAAAAAAGTTACAAAAGAATATGGGGCAATCTGGCGTTTTTAATGTCCATTGCCCAAGGTATGGCAATACTGCTTGGCGGAATCTTGGCCGACATAAGATTTATATATGCATACGCTTTGGGTACAGCCATTCAAGGTGCGGCACTTATTGTTTCATTTAATTTTACAGAACCGCCCGTAAAAAATACTGAGGACGAAAGCGAAACACTGGTACGCCAGATAGCAAAAAGCATTGATGTTTTGAAGGGAAGAAAAGCAGTCCTTTACTTAATAATCTTTTCAGCGCTTTTATCCAGCCTTGAAGCTACAGTTTTTTTCTATGGTCAGAAATACTTTGAAAATATCAGTTTTACAAAGACTGCCATAGCATTAATTTTTGCAGCAGGCAGCCTTATCTCCGCATTGAGTTCAAAAGCTGCATACAGAATAGAGCGTTTGCTAAAACCTGAGAGAACATTGGTATTAATATCTGCAATAAACGTGCTGTCTTTTTTAGGTATGTCCATTTTTATGAATTTATCAGCCATATTTTATTTGGTTTCATCGGTAGCCGGGGGCATAGCATATCCTGTTTTCAGCGACTATATAAATTCAAAGATACCGTCTAAATACAGGGCAACACTGCTGTCGCTAAATAGTCTCTGCTACAGCTTAATAATGATATGCATCTTCCCCATTTTCGGCCTTATGGCTGAAAAAATAGGCTTCTCAATTACATTTGGAACAATAGCTGTTATATATGTACCCTTTATTATTTTCCTTATGATCAAGCTAAAGGAACATGGCGGACAACATAATAAGCCAGAGTAA
- a CDS encoding exodeoxyribonuclease III has product MKKLISWNVNGLRACIGKGFIDYFKYADADIFCIQESKLQKGQIDFETNGYYQYWNYAVKKGYSGTAIFTKVEPDTVAYGIGIEEHDMEGRVITLEFDEYYLVNVYTPNAKRGLERLGYRMRWEDDFREYLKKLDGFKPVIVCGDMNVAHEEIDLKNPSSNRNNAGFTDEERGKFTELLNAGFIDTYRYFYPEKRDAYTWWSYMFNARAKNIGWRIDYFCVSERFKYRILKAAIHADVSGSDHCPIELVIK; this is encoded by the coding sequence ATGAAAAAACTTATTTCATGGAATGTAAACGGATTGAGAGCATGCATTGGGAAAGGTTTTATTGACTATTTTAAATATGCTGACGCGGACATATTTTGCATACAGGAAAGCAAACTGCAGAAAGGACAGATCGACTTTGAGACCAATGGATACTACCAGTACTGGAATTATGCTGTAAAGAAAGGGTATTCTGGCACGGCAATATTTACTAAAGTTGAGCCCGATACCGTCGCTTATGGAATTGGAATCGAAGAGCATGACATGGAAGGGCGTGTTATAACCCTTGAATTTGACGAATACTATCTTGTCAATGTATACACCCCAAATGCCAAGAGGGGACTTGAACGGCTCGGCTATAGGATGAGATGGGAGGATGATTTCAGGGAATACCTGAAAAAGCTGGATGGCTTTAAACCGGTGATTGTATGCGGCGATATGAATGTCGCACATGAAGAAATTGATTTAAAGAATCCGTCATCCAACAGGAATAATGCAGGTTTTACGGATGAGGAGAGAGGCAAGTTTACCGAGCTTTTAAATGCGGGTTTTATCGACACATACCGCTATTTTTATCCTGAGAAGAGGGATGCATATACATGGTGGTCTTATATGTTTAATGCCAGGGCAAAAAATATCGGATGGCGTATCGATTATTTCTGTGTATCCGAGAGATTTAAATACAGAATATTAAAAGCTGCGATACATGCCGATGTATCTGGCTCCGACCACTGCCCAATCGAGCTTGTGATTAAATAG